GCGGTGCAGATCAGGAATTATGTGCTGAAGCAATTCGAGGAATCGCTGCTGTTCACCGACGAAGCCACCGTTAAGCCGAAACTGAGCTTCGTGATGGTGGGCGCCGGTCCTACGGGCGTAGAGCTGGCCGGGGCGTTTGCGGAGCTGCGCAAATACATCCTTCCCAAGGATTATCCCGAGCTGCCGATCCATTTGATGGAAGTATACCTCATCGAAGCGGGGCCCCGCGTACTGGCGGGCATGTCTGAGGAAACAAGCCGCAAATCCAAAGCCGCGCTCGAACATATCGGCGTGAAGGTGCTCACCAACATAGCCGTAAAAGATTATGACGGCCTCACGCTCACCCTGAGCAATGGCGAAACCCTCCAAACGCAGTCCCTCATCTGGTCGGCCGGCGTAAAAGGCATGTCGATCCCTGGTCTGCCCGAAGAAGCCATGCTGCCAAATGGCCGTGTACAAGTGAATGATACCAACCTCATCAAAGACACGAATAATATTTACGCTATTGGCGACATCGCCCAGATGATCAACGATGAGCGCTTCCCGAAAGGTTATCCTATGGTGGCGCAGGTTGCCATGCAACAAGGGAAGCAATTGGGTAAGAATTTTTGCAACGTGCTGAAAGGTAAAGCGCTTAAACCCTTTAAATACAAGGATCTCGGCTCCATGGCCACGATCGGCCGCAACCGCGCCGTTACGGAATTCGCGGGCATCCGGTTGAGCGGGTACATCGCCTGGGTGGCGTGGATGGTGGTGCACTTGCTGAACCTGCTGGGTTTCCGCAATAAGCTGGTGGTAATGATCAACTGGGTGTACCGGTATTTCACCTACGACCGTGGCACGCGCATCATCATCAAACGCGGCGCAGCCAATATCGTCAAACTAAGACAAACGATATATCAGGCCGATCCGCAGGTACCGCAGATCACGCAAACGCCTTAACGTTGCCTGTTGGTGAGTGAATTCATCCGGAGCATGCCTACCAGTTCATCGTGCCGGCCGCCGAGCGTCCGATAGTAAACGAGGACCGTGTAGGCATTTTCTGTCTCCGGAATCAGAATGCCTTCTTCCGTTTTTTTCCTCCCTTAACGTTGCCTGTTGGTGAGTGAATTCATCCGGAGCATGCCTACCAGTTCATCGTGCCGGCCGCCTAGCGTCCGATAGTAAACGAGGACCGTGTAGGCATTTTCTGTCTCCCACCAGTTCCCTTCCGTGAATTCGGTGCTCATGGGGGAGTTGGGCCGGGTTTTGTCGACAAGGCCGTAGACATAGTTGTAATAGCCCTGCTTGAGGAAAAGCGCCCCTTCGTATGCGCCTTTCTCGCCGTTCCAGACCATCTTGTTGCGGTCGTTCAGTTCATATTGGGTCAGTTCCCCGAAAATATACATATC
Above is a genomic segment from Chitinophaga pollutisoli containing:
- a CDS encoding NAD(P)/FAD-dependent oxidoreductase, whose translation is MIQPNLPDSKLPRVVIVGGGFAGINLAKSLRKAAVQVVLLDRNNYHLFQPLLYQVATAGLEPDSIAFPLRGIFKKQKNFHFRMAEVKSVDAANNLLETNIGDIPYDYLVLAMGSNTNFFGNKMIEEHAIGMKSLIEAVQIRNYVLKQFEESLLFTDEATVKPKLSFVMVGAGPTGVELAGAFAELRKYILPKDYPELPIHLMEVYLIEAGPRVLAGMSEETSRKSKAALEHIGVKVLTNIAVKDYDGLTLTLSNGETLQTQSLIWSAGVKGMSIPGLPEEAMLPNGRVQVNDTNLIKDTNNIYAIGDIAQMINDERFPKGYPMVAQVAMQQGKQLGKNFCNVLKGKALKPFKYKDLGSMATIGRNRAVTEFAGIRLSGYIAWVAWMVVHLLNLLGFRNKLVVMINWVYRYFTYDRGTRIIIKRGAANIVKLRQTIYQADPQVPQITQTP